Proteins from a genomic interval of Kaistia defluvii:
- the nuoG gene encoding NADH-quinone oxidoreductase subunit NuoG: MAKIIVDGIEVDVPPDYTLLQAAEAAGAEVPRFCFHERLSIAGNCRMCLVEVKGGPPKPTASCAMNVRDLRPGPNGEPPVMLTKSPMVKKAREGVMEFLLINHPLDCPICDQGGECDLQDQAMAYGVDKNRFAENKRAVEDKHIGPLVKTSMNRCIHCTRCVRFTTEVAGISELGLIGRGEDAEITTYLEKALSSELQGNVIDLCPVGALTSKPYAFQARPWELTKTESIDVMDAVGSNIRVDTRGREVMRVLPRLNEAVNEEWISDKTRFIWDGLRTQRLDRPYLRVDGRLKPVSWAEAFAAIADRVNATSGSKIGAIAGDLAAVEELYALKALIGSLGSANLDARQDGAKLDPALGRASYLFNPTIAGIEQADAILIVGANPRKEASVLNARIRKRWRAGNVRIGVVGEHVDLTYPYDYLGAGPETLGEIAAGKGAFGEILANAKRPIVIVGQGALARDDGKAVLAAAAAIASAPGRDEGWNGLAVLHTAASRVGALDVGFVPAEGGLDVAGMVSAAGQGALDVLFLLGADEIDTSSLGSAFVVYIGTHGDAGAHRADVILPGAAYTEKSGTFVNTEGRVQIANRAGFPPGDAREDWAILRALSDVLGHKLPFDSLGELRRALYAAHPHLAAVDTVRAGDFADVAALASAGGSLGWAAFANPIHDFYLTNPIARASAIMAECSALAAGQLAAAAE, translated from the coding sequence ATGGCCAAGATCATCGTTGACGGCATCGAAGTCGACGTTCCGCCGGACTACACGCTGCTGCAGGCGGCGGAAGCCGCGGGCGCCGAAGTGCCGCGTTTCTGCTTCCACGAGCGTCTGTCGATCGCCGGCAATTGCCGCATGTGCCTCGTCGAGGTGAAGGGCGGACCGCCAAAGCCGACCGCTTCCTGCGCCATGAATGTGCGCGACCTGCGTCCGGGCCCGAACGGCGAGCCGCCGGTCATGCTCACCAAGTCGCCTATGGTGAAGAAGGCACGCGAAGGCGTGATGGAGTTCCTGCTGATCAACCACCCGCTGGATTGCCCGATCTGCGATCAGGGCGGCGAGTGCGATCTGCAAGACCAGGCCATGGCCTATGGCGTGGACAAGAACCGTTTCGCCGAGAACAAGCGCGCCGTCGAAGACAAGCATATCGGCCCGCTGGTGAAGACCTCGATGAACCGCTGCATTCATTGCACGCGTTGCGTCCGCTTCACCACGGAAGTGGCGGGCATATCCGAGCTCGGCCTGATCGGCCGCGGCGAGGACGCCGAGATCACGACCTATCTCGAGAAGGCGCTTTCGTCGGAGCTGCAGGGCAACGTCATCGACCTTTGCCCGGTCGGCGCGCTGACCTCCAAGCCCTATGCCTTCCAGGCCCGTCCCTGGGAGCTGACCAAGACCGAGTCGATCGACGTCATGGACGCCGTCGGTTCGAACATCCGCGTCGACACGCGCGGCCGCGAAGTGATGCGCGTGCTGCCCCGCCTCAACGAGGCGGTCAATGAAGAGTGGATCTCGGACAAGACGCGCTTCATCTGGGACGGTCTGCGCACGCAGCGCCTCGACCGTCCGTATCTGCGCGTCGACGGTCGCCTAAAGCCGGTTTCCTGGGCTGAGGCCTTCGCCGCCATCGCCGACCGCGTCAACGCAACCTCGGGTTCGAAGATCGGCGCCATCGCCGGTGATCTGGCGGCCGTCGAAGAGCTCTATGCTCTGAAGGCGCTGATCGGTTCGCTGGGCTCCGCTAATCTCGACGCCCGCCAGGATGGCGCGAAGCTCGATCCGGCGCTGGGCCGTGCGAGCTACCTGTTCAACCCGACCATCGCCGGCATTGAGCAGGCGGACGCGATCCTCATCGTCGGCGCCAATCCGCGCAAGGAAGCGTCGGTGCTGAACGCGCGGATCCGCAAGCGCTGGCGCGCCGGCAATGTGCGCATCGGCGTCGTCGGTGAGCATGTCGACCTGACCTACCCGTATGACTACCTCGGCGCCGGTCCCGAGACCCTCGGCGAGATCGCAGCCGGCAAGGGCGCGTTCGGCGAGATCCTCGCCAACGCCAAGCGGCCGATCGTCATCGTCGGGCAGGGCGCTCTCGCCCGCGACGACGGCAAGGCCGTGCTGGCCGCAGCCGCTGCCATCGCTTCGGCTCCGGGTCGTGACGAAGGTTGGAACGGCCTGGCCGTGCTGCACACCGCCGCTTCGCGCGTCGGCGCCCTCGACGTCGGCTTCGTCCCGGCTGAAGGCGGACTGGATGTCGCCGGCATGGTTTCCGCCGCAGGGCAGGGCGCGCTTGACGTACTCTTCCTGCTCGGCGCCGACGAGATCGACACCTCGAGCCTCGGCTCGGCCTTCGTCGTCTATATCGGCACCCATGGCGACGCGGGGGCCCACCGCGCCGATGTCATCCTGCCGGGAGCGGCCTATACCGAGAAGTCCGGCACCTTCGTCAATACCGAGGGCCGCGTGCAGATCGCCAACCGGGCCGGCTTCCCGCCCGGCGACGCGCGCGAGGACTGGGCCATTCTTCGTGCCCTGTCCGACGTGCTCGGCCACAAGCTGCCCTTCGACTCGCTCGGCGAACTGCGCAGGGCGCTCTATGCGGCCCATCCGCATCTCGCAGCCGTCGACACGGTCCGCGCCGGCGATTTCGCCGACGTGGCGGCGCTGGCTTCGGCTGGCGGCTCGCTCGGCTGGGCGGCTTTCGCCAATCCGATCCATGATTTCTACCTGACCAACCCGATCGCCCGCGCCTCCGCCATCATGGCGGAATGCTCGGCGCTCGCGGCCGGCCAGCTTGCCGCTGCTGCGGAGTGA
- the nuoH gene encoding NADH-quinone oxidoreductase subunit NuoH yields the protein MNGFVENYLIPGAIMVGQSLLVLVLLLVFIAYVLLADRKIWAAVQMRRGPNVVGAFGLFQSFADLLKFVLKEPVIPSGANKGIFLLAPLVTVTLALAGWAVIPFNFGWVIANLNVGVLYLLAISSLGVYGVIMGGWASNSKYPFLSSLRAAAQMVSYEVSIGFVIVTVLLCVGSLNLTDIVMSQQTGLGTKLGLPGSFLDWYWLALLPMFVIFFISALAETNRPPFDLVEAESELVAGFMSEYGSTPYMMFMLGEYASICLMCAMTTILFLGGWLPPVNVAPFTWVPGIVWFVLKGSLVFFMFSMVKAFVPRYRYDQLMRLGWKVFLPISLGMVVVVAVVLQTMGWAP from the coding sequence ATGAACGGCTTCGTCGAAAACTACCTCATCCCTGGCGCGATCATGGTCGGGCAGAGCCTGCTTGTGCTCGTGCTTCTGCTGGTCTTCATCGCCTATGTCCTGCTTGCCGACCGCAAGATCTGGGCGGCGGTGCAGATGCGTCGCGGCCCGAACGTGGTCGGCGCCTTCGGCCTGTTCCAGTCCTTCGCGGATCTGCTGAAGTTCGTCCTGAAGGAGCCGGTCATTCCGTCCGGTGCCAACAAGGGCATCTTCCTGCTCGCGCCGCTCGTCACGGTGACTCTGGCGCTCGCCGGCTGGGCGGTGATCCCGTTCAATTTCGGCTGGGTGATCGCCAACCTCAATGTGGGCGTGCTCTACCTGCTGGCGATCTCGTCGCTCGGCGTGTACGGCGTCATCATGGGCGGCTGGGCTTCGAACTCGAAGTACCCGTTCCTGTCGTCGCTGCGCGCCGCCGCCCAGATGGTCTCCTATGAAGTCTCGATCGGCTTCGTGATCGTCACCGTGCTGCTCTGCGTCGGTTCGCTGAACCTCACCGACATCGTCATGTCGCAGCAGACGGGTCTCGGAACCAAGCTTGGCCTGCCGGGGAGCTTCCTCGACTGGTACTGGCTCGCGCTGCTGCCGATGTTCGTGATCTTCTTCATCTCGGCGCTGGCGGAAACCAACCGTCCTCCCTTCGATCTCGTCGAAGCGGAATCCGAGCTCGTCGCCGGCTTCATGTCGGAATATGGCTCGACCCCGTACATGATGTTCATGCTCGGCGAGTACGCATCGATCTGCCTGATGTGCGCCATGACGACCATCCTGTTCCTGGGAGGCTGGTTGCCGCCGGTGAACGTCGCGCCCTTCACCTGGGTGCCGGGCATCGTCTGGTTCGTGCTGAAGGGCTCTCTGGTCTTCTTCATGTTCTCGATGGTGAAGGCCTTCGTGCCGCGCTACCGCTACGACCAGCTGATGCGTCTGGGCTGGAAGGTATTCCTGCCGATCTCGCTGGGCATGGTCGTTGTGGTCGCCGTTGTTCTGCAGACCATGGGATGGGCACCGTGA
- the nuoI gene encoding NADH-quinone oxidoreductase subunit NuoI, with protein sequence MRLDQTAKSIFLTEFVSAFFLAMRYFFAPKKTVNYPFEKGALSPRFRGEHALRRYPNGEERCIACKLCEAICPAQAITIEAGPRRNDGTRRTTRYDIDMVKCIYCGFCQEACPVDAIVEGPNFEFATETREELYYDKEKLLANGDRWEREIAQNISMDAPYR encoded by the coding sequence ATGCGCCTCGACCAGACCGCCAAGTCGATCTTCCTGACGGAATTCGTGTCCGCCTTCTTCCTGGCGATGCGCTATTTCTTTGCGCCGAAGAAGACCGTGAACTATCCGTTCGAGAAGGGGGCGCTGAGCCCGCGCTTCCGCGGCGAGCATGCGCTGCGCCGCTATCCGAACGGTGAAGAGCGCTGCATCGCCTGCAAGCTGTGCGAGGCCATCTGCCCCGCCCAGGCGATCACGATCGAGGCCGGCCCGCGCCGCAATGACGGCACGCGCCGGACCACGCGCTACGACATCGACATGGTGAAGTGCATCTATTGCGGCTTCTGCCAGGAAGCATGCCCTGTCGACGCCATCGTCGAGGGACCGAATTTCGAGTTCGCGACGGAAACGCGCGAGGAGCTCTACTACGACAAGGAAAAGCTTCTCGCGAATGGCGACCGGTGGGAGCGCGAGATCGCGCAGAATATCAGCATGGACGCACCCTACCGCTAG
- a CDS encoding NADH-quinone oxidoreductase subunit J, giving the protein MILHTIFFYLFSGITIASALMVISSRNPVHSVLFLILAFFNAAGLFVMLGAEFLAMMLVVVYVGAVAVLFLFVVMMLDVDFTELRQGFLQYLPVGGLIGVVLLAELLIVLSGWAFAPNVAGNPVQPIPDMAQISNTEAIGRLLYTHYIFFFQIAGFVLLVAMIGAIVLTLRHKPRVKRQNIADQVARTQKVELHSVEPGKGI; this is encoded by the coding sequence ATGATCCTGCATACCATTTTCTTTTATCTGTTTTCGGGCATCACCATCGCCTCGGCGCTGATGGTGATCTCGTCGCGTAATCCCGTGCACTCCGTGCTCTTCCTGATCCTCGCCTTCTTCAATGCGGCCGGCCTCTTCGTGATGCTGGGCGCGGAGTTCCTGGCGATGATGCTGGTGGTGGTCTATGTCGGCGCCGTCGCGGTGCTGTTCCTGTTCGTCGTCATGATGCTCGACGTGGACTTCACGGAACTGCGCCAGGGCTTCCTGCAGTATCTGCCGGTGGGCGGGCTGATCGGCGTCGTGTTGCTGGCCGAGCTGTTGATCGTGCTGAGCGGCTGGGCCTTCGCGCCCAATGTCGCCGGCAACCCGGTCCAGCCCATCCCGGACATGGCGCAGATTTCCAATACGGAAGCGATCGGGCGGCTGCTCTACACCCACTACATCTTCTTCTTCCAGATCGCCGGCTTCGTGCTGCTGGTGGCTATGATCGGCGCCATCGTGCTGACGTTGCGCCACAAGCCGCGGGTCAAGCGGCAGAACATCGCCGACCAGGTCGCGCGGACGCAGAAAGTCGAACTGCACTCCGTCGAGCCCGGCAAGGGCATCTGA
- the nuoK gene encoding NADH-quinone oxidoreductase subunit NuoK, with translation MAIGLSHYLSVAAILFTIGVFGIFLNRKNVIVILMSVELILLAVNLNFVAFSSFLGDLVGQVFALLVLTVAAAESAIGLAILVVYFRNRGSIAVEDINMMKG, from the coding sequence ATGGCAATTGGTCTCTCCCATTATCTGTCGGTCGCGGCGATCCTGTTCACGATCGGCGTGTTCGGCATCTTCCTGAACCGGAAGAACGTGATCGTCATCCTGATGTCGGTCGAGCTGATCCTGCTCGCCGTCAATCTCAACTTCGTCGCGTTCTCGTCCTTCCTGGGCGATCTCGTCGGGCAGGTCTTCGCGCTCCTGGTCTTGACCGTCGCGGCCGCTGAATCGGCCATCGGCCTTGCCATCCTCGTCGTCTACTTCCGCAACCGTGGCTCGATCGCGGTGGAAGACATCAACATGATGAAGGGCTGA
- the nuoL gene encoding NADH-quinone oxidoreductase subunit L — protein MYSAIVFLPLLGFFLAGIIALRGSYTAAMVGAPADGVDTHHDHAAHGHDHDHHGHGDHGHDDHGHDHHHPAAPGSRPAELITTGLLLVSAVLSWIAFLTIGSPEGEAVRIKVLPWVTSGTLSFDWALRVDTLTAMMLVVVTSVSSLVHLYSIGYMSHDEHRPRFFAYLSLFTFAMLMLVTSDNLFQMFFGWEGVGLASYLLIGFWFKRPAANAAAMKAFVVNRVGDFGFALGIFAIFVMFGSVEFDTIFANTGSVAGQTIHFLSWDFDALTAICILLFIGAMGKSAQFLLHTWLPDAMEGPTPVSALIHAATMVTAGVFMVARMSPLFDLAPTALTVVTFFGATTAFFAATVGLVQNDIKRVIAYSTCSQLGYMFVALGVGAYGAGVFHLFTHAFFKALLFLGAGSVIHAVSGQQDMRHMGGLRKKIPLTYWTMIIGTLALTGFPLTAGYYSKDAIIESAFVGHNTFSGYAFVLTVAAALMTSFYSWRLIFMTFHGKPRASAEVMSHVHESPPVMTVPLLVLSVGALFAGMVFASQFIGEGYAEFWKGALFTNPDNHILHEMHSVPSLVKYSPFIAMVLGLAVAYWFYIRSPETPKRLAAEQPVLYRFLLNKWYFDEIYDFLFVRPARALGRFLWKKGDGMVIDGLGPDGISARVVDVTNRVIRLQSGYVYHYAFAMLIGVAALVTWMMFAG, from the coding sequence ATGTATTCAGCCATCGTCTTCCTCCCGCTCCTGGGCTTCTTTCTGGCGGGCATCATCGCGCTCCGTGGCAGCTATACGGCTGCCATGGTCGGCGCCCCCGCTGATGGGGTCGACACGCATCATGATCATGCGGCGCATGGGCACGATCATGACCATCACGGCCATGGCGACCATGGTCATGACGATCATGGCCACGATCACCATCATCCCGCCGCTCCGGGTTCGCGCCCGGCGGAACTGATCACCACCGGCCTGCTGCTGGTCTCGGCGGTTCTGTCCTGGATCGCCTTCCTGACGATCGGTTCGCCGGAAGGCGAGGCGGTGCGGATCAAGGTGCTGCCCTGGGTGACCTCGGGCACGCTCTCCTTCGATTGGGCGCTGCGCGTCGACACGTTGACCGCGATGATGCTCGTCGTCGTCACCTCGGTCTCGTCGCTCGTGCACCTCTACTCGATTGGCTACATGAGCCATGACGAGCACCGGCCGCGCTTCTTCGCCTATCTGTCGCTCTTCACCTTCGCCATGCTGATGCTGGTGACGTCGGACAACCTGTTCCAGATGTTCTTCGGCTGGGAAGGCGTCGGTCTCGCCTCCTATCTGCTGATCGGCTTCTGGTTCAAGCGTCCGGCCGCCAACGCAGCCGCGATGAAGGCGTTCGTCGTCAACCGCGTCGGCGATTTCGGCTTCGCGCTCGGCATCTTCGCCATCTTCGTGATGTTTGGCTCGGTCGAGTTTGACACCATCTTCGCCAACACCGGCAGCGTCGCCGGCCAGACGATCCATTTCCTGTCCTGGGACTTCGATGCGCTGACGGCGATCTGCATCCTTCTGTTCATCGGTGCGATGGGCAAGTCGGCGCAGTTCCTGCTGCACACCTGGCTGCCGGACGCGATGGAAGGCCCGACGCCGGTCTCCGCGCTGATCCACGCCGCCACCATGGTGACCGCGGGCGTGTTCATGGTCGCCCGCATGTCGCCGCTGTTCGACCTGGCGCCGACGGCGCTTACGGTCGTGACCTTCTTCGGCGCGACGACGGCGTTCTTCGCCGCCACCGTTGGCCTGGTCCAGAATGACATCAAGCGCGTCATCGCCTACTCGACCTGTTCGCAGCTCGGTTACATGTTCGTCGCGCTCGGCGTCGGTGCGTATGGCGCTGGCGTGTTCCACCTGTTCACGCACGCTTTCTTCAAGGCGCTGCTGTTCCTCGGCGCCGGTTCGGTGATCCATGCCGTCTCGGGCCAGCAGGACATGCGCCATATGGGTGGCCTGCGGAAGAAGATCCCGCTGACCTACTGGACGATGATCATCGGCACGCTGGCGCTGACCGGCTTCCCGCTGACCGCCGGCTACTATTCGAAGGACGCGATCATCGAGAGCGCCTTCGTCGGTCACAACACCTTCTCCGGCTACGCCTTCGTCCTGACGGTCGCCGCCGCGCTGATGACCTCGTTCTACTCCTGGCGCCTGATCTTCATGACGTTCCACGGCAAGCCGCGCGCTTCGGCCGAGGTCATGAGCCATGTGCACGAGTCGCCGCCGGTCATGACCGTGCCGCTGCTGGTGCTGTCGGTCGGCGCCCTGTTCGCCGGCATGGTCTTCGCCAGCCAGTTCATCGGCGAGGGATATGCCGAGTTCTGGAAGGGTGCGCTGTTCACCAATCCGGACAACCACATCCTGCACGAGATGCACAGCGTTCCGTCGCTCGTGAAGTACTCGCCGTTCATCGCCATGGTGCTCGGCCTGGCGGTCGCCTACTGGTTCTACATCCGCTCGCCCGAGACGCCGAAGCGCCTCGCCGCCGAGCAGCCGGTGCTCTACCGGTTCCTGCTGAACAAGTGGTACTTCGACGAGATCTACGACTTCCTGTTCGTTCGACCGGCGAGGGCGCTCGGCCGCTTCCTGTGGAAGAAGGGCGACGGGATGGTGATCGACGGCCTGGGTCCGGATGGCATCTCGGCGCGCGTCGTCGACGTCACCAACCGGGTGATCCGGCTGCAGTCCGGCTACGTGTACCATTATGCCTTTGCCATGCTGATCGGCGTCGCTGCGCTGGTCACGTGGATGATGTTTGCGGGTTGA
- a CDS encoding NADH-quinone oxidoreductase subunit M gives MTDWPILSTVTFLPTVGALLLLLIRGDDAAARRNVYWISLWTTIVTFLVSILIWVDFDNSSAGFQFVERSEWLGGKISYSMGVDGISMLFVILTTFLMPACIVASKYSVKIRFKEYMIAFLVLETLMIGVFCAMDLFLFYVFFEAGLIPMFLIIGVWGGQRRVYAAFKFFLYTLLGSVLMLLAIMAMYWQAGTTDIPTLLDHQFPASMQTWLWLAFFASFAVKMPMWPVHTWLPDAHVEAPTAGSVILAGVLLKMGGYGFLRFSLPMFPIASADFAPMIYTLSVIAIIYTSLVALVQTDMKKLIAYSSVAHMGYVTMGIFTMNAQGVEGAIFQMLSHGIVSGALFLCVGVIYDRMHTREIAAYGGLVNRMPFYATAFLVFTMANVGLPGTSGFVGEFMVLIGVFRANTWVAAFATSGVILSASYGLWLYRKVIMGALDKANLKSMFDLSRREIAILVPLVVLTIFFGVYPTPVFNVTGQAVDKLITNYQAALSAAGKLALAAQ, from the coding sequence ATGACTGACTGGCCGATCCTCTCGACCGTTACCTTCCTGCCAACGGTCGGCGCACTCCTGCTTCTGCTGATCCGCGGCGACGACGCCGCGGCGCGGCGCAACGTCTATTGGATCTCCCTCTGGACCACGATCGTCACCTTCCTGGTGTCGATCCTGATCTGGGTCGATTTCGACAATTCGAGCGCCGGCTTCCAGTTCGTCGAGCGCAGCGAATGGCTCGGCGGCAAGATCTCCTATTCGATGGGCGTCGATGGCATCTCGATGCTGTTCGTCATCCTGACGACCTTCCTGATGCCGGCTTGCATCGTGGCGTCCAAATACTCCGTGAAGATCCGCTTCAAGGAGTACATGATCGCCTTCCTCGTGCTCGAAACGCTGATGATCGGCGTGTTCTGCGCGATGGACCTGTTCCTGTTCTACGTCTTCTTCGAAGCCGGCCTGATCCCGATGTTCCTGATCATCGGCGTCTGGGGTGGTCAGCGGCGCGTCTATGCGGCGTTCAAGTTCTTCCTCTACACGCTGCTCGGCTCGGTGCTGATGCTGCTCGCCATCATGGCGATGTACTGGCAGGCCGGCACGACGGACATCCCGACGCTGCTCGACCACCAGTTCCCGGCCTCGATGCAGACCTGGCTGTGGCTCGCCTTCTTCGCCTCCTTCGCGGTGAAGATGCCGATGTGGCCGGTGCACACCTGGTTGCCGGATGCACACGTCGAGGCACCGACCGCAGGCTCGGTCATCCTGGCCGGCGTGCTGCTGAAGATGGGCGGCTACGGCTTCCTGCGCTTCTCGCTGCCGATGTTCCCGATCGCCTCGGCCGATTTCGCGCCGATGATCTACACGCTCTCCGTCATCGCCATCATCTACACCTCGCTGGTGGCCCTCGTTCAGACGGACATGAAGAAGCTGATCGCCTACTCGTCGGTCGCCCACATGGGCTACGTAACGATGGGCATCTTCACGATGAACGCCCAGGGCGTCGAAGGCGCGATCTTCCAGATGCTGTCGCACGGCATCGTCTCGGGCGCGCTCTTCCTCTGCGTCGGCGTCATCTACGACCGGATGCACACCCGCGAGATCGCGGCCTATGGCGGCCTCGTCAACCGGATGCCCTTCTACGCGACGGCCTTCCTCGTCTTCACCATGGCGAATGTCGGCCTGCCGGGTACCAGCGGCTTCGTCGGCGAGTTCATGGTCCTGATCGGCGTCTTCCGCGCCAACACCTGGGTCGCAGCCTTCGCCACCTCCGGCGTCATCCTGTCGGCAAGCTACGGCCTGTGGCTCTACCGCAAGGTGATCATGGGTGCGCTGGACAAGGCGAACCTTAAGTCGATGTTCGACCTGTCGCGTCGCGAGATCGCCATTCTCGTTCCGCTGGTCGTGCTGACGATCTTCTTCGGCGTCTATCCGACGCCCGTCTTCAACGTGACGGGGCAGGCGGTCGACAAGCTGATCACCAACTATCAGGCCGCGCTCTCCGCTGCCGGCAAGCTCGCGCTGGCAGCGCAGTGA
- the nuoN gene encoding NADH-quinone oxidoreductase subunit NuoN has translation MMDLATFPSLMPFLPELTLAVGALVLLMIGAFGGERMTSLVTTLAVLLVLVAGLVLVFKAEDGVTFNGAFVLDPFARFMKLLALAGSGFAIIMSTNYTKREKIARFEYPVLILLATLGMMLMISANDLIALYLGLELQSLALYVVAASNRDSVRSTEAGLKYFVLGALSSGMLLYGISLIYGFTGHTQFQGVATALSAGPISVGVVFGLVFVIAGLAFKVSAVPFHMWTPDVYEGAPTSVTAFFAAAPKAAAMALFVRVLVGALGPATADWQQVITFIAIASMILGAFAAIGQRNIKRLMAYSSIGHMGFALVGLAAGTEAGVQGVLIYMAIYVAMTLGAFAVILFMRRQGTMVEDTSDLAGLSRTHPVVAFIFAMILFSLAGIPPLAGFFAKFYVFLAAIEANLYVLSVIGVLSSVVGAFYYLRLVKIMYFDEPAGAFEPMSGELRVVLGLSGLFVILFVFIAGPLGTAASVAAKTFF, from the coding sequence ATGATGGACCTCGCTACGTTCCCCTCGCTCATGCCGTTCCTGCCGGAGCTGACGCTCGCGGTCGGAGCGCTCGTGCTTCTGATGATCGGCGCCTTCGGCGGCGAACGGATGACCTCGCTCGTCACCACGCTGGCGGTGCTGCTGGTTCTGGTCGCCGGTCTCGTGCTGGTCTTCAAGGCCGAGGACGGCGTCACCTTCAACGGCGCCTTCGTGCTCGATCCGTTCGCGCGCTTCATGAAGCTCCTGGCGCTCGCCGGTTCCGGCTTCGCCATCATCATGTCGACGAACTACACGAAGCGGGAGAAGATCGCCCGTTTCGAGTATCCGGTGCTGATCCTGCTCGCGACCCTCGGCATGATGCTGATGATCTCGGCCAACGACCTGATCGCGCTCTATCTCGGCCTCGAGTTGCAGTCGCTCGCGCTCTACGTCGTCGCCGCCAGCAACCGCGACTCGGTCCGGTCGACGGAAGCCGGCCTCAAGTACTTCGTGCTCGGCGCGCTCTCGTCCGGCATGCTGCTCTACGGCATTTCGCTGATCTATGGCTTCACTGGCCACACCCAGTTCCAGGGCGTCGCAACCGCGCTGAGCGCAGGTCCGATTTCGGTCGGCGTGGTGTTCGGCCTGGTGTTCGTCATCGCCGGCCTTGCCTTCAAGGTCTCGGCCGTGCCGTTCCACATGTGGACGCCGGACGTTTATGAAGGTGCCCCGACCTCGGTGACGGCCTTCTTCGCCGCTGCGCCGAAGGCAGCCGCCATGGCCCTGTTCGTCCGCGTTCTGGTCGGCGCCCTGGGTCCGGCCACGGCGGACTGGCAGCAGGTCATCACCTTTATCGCTATCGCCTCGATGATCCTCGGCGCCTTCGCCGCGATCGGCCAGCGCAACATCAAGCGCCTGATGGCCTATTCGTCGATCGGCCATATGGGCTTCGCGCTTGTCGGCCTCGCCGCCGGCACCGAGGCGGGCGTACAGGGCGTGCTGATCTATATGGCGATCTATGTCGCCATGACGCTCGGCGCCTTCGCGGTGATCCTGTTCATGCGCCGCCAGGGCACGATGGTCGAGGACACCAGCGATCTCGCCGGCCTGTCGCGAACCCACCCGGTCGTCGCCTTCATCTTCGCGATGATCCTGTTCTCGCTGGCGGGCATCCCGCCGCTGGCCGGCTTCTTCGCCAAGTTCTACGTCTTCCTCGCCGCCATCGAGGCGAACCTCTATGTGCTGTCGGTGATCGGCGTGCTGTCGAGCGTGGTCGGCGCCTTCTACTATCTCCGTCTCGTCAAGATCATGTATTTCGACGAACCGGCCGGCGCCTTCGAGCCGATGTCCGGCGAACTGCGCGTCGTTCTCGGTTTGTCGGGGCTGTTCGTCATCCTCTTCGTCTTCATCGCCGGCCCGCTGGGCACGGCGGCGAGCGTCGCAGCCAAGACCTTCTTCTGA
- a CDS encoding biotin--[acetyl-CoA-carboxylase] ligase translates to MEFKLGRASAESAYRLKFFETTGSTNAEGLAAARAGDPGRCWFVTAQQTAGRGRRGRPWAMPAGNLAASLLVVVPNQPATAATLGFVAGLALDEALRSVAPGLAFRIGLDGIEGHGPAGSRDRLRLKWPNDVLLDGAKLAGILLEAEPLPDDRLAVVIGIGVNVVAAPEGLPYPATALAELGVGIDAFRLFEALSDAWASVARVWNEGRGFKSVRRLWLDRAAGLGETVAVRVGEQVFSGVFETIDEEGRLVIRSPEGLVRTIAAGEVHFGTVATSRQ, encoded by the coding sequence ATGGAGTTCAAGCTCGGCCGGGCCTCCGCAGAAAGCGCCTACCGTCTCAAGTTCTTCGAGACGACGGGTTCGACAAATGCCGAGGGCCTGGCGGCCGCGCGCGCCGGGGATCCCGGCCGCTGCTGGTTCGTGACGGCGCAGCAGACGGCGGGCAGGGGGCGTCGTGGGCGCCCATGGGCGATGCCCGCGGGCAACCTCGCCGCCAGCCTCCTGGTCGTCGTTCCCAATCAGCCTGCCACCGCCGCGACGCTTGGCTTCGTGGCCGGGCTGGCGCTCGACGAGGCGCTGCGTTCGGTGGCGCCGGGTCTGGCGTTCCGGATCGGCCTGGATGGGATCGAAGGACATGGGCCGGCCGGCAGCCGCGATCGCCTGCGGCTCAAATGGCCGAACGACGTCCTGCTCGACGGCGCCAAACTGGCCGGCATCCTACTGGAAGCAGAGCCGCTTCCGGATGACCGCCTCGCGGTTGTGATCGGAATCGGTGTAAATGTCGTCGCGGCCCCCGAGGGCTTGCCGTATCCTGCGACGGCGCTTGCCGAACTGGGTGTCGGGATCGATGCGTTTCGCTTGTTCGAAGCGCTTTCCGACGCCTGGGCAAGCGTTGCACGCGTCTGGAATGAAGGTCGCGGTTTCAAGTCGGTAAGACGGCTATGGCTCGATCGTGCGGCCGGTCTCGGCGAGACGGTCGCCGTGCGGGTTGGCGAACAGGTATTCTCTGGAGTCTTCGAGACGATCGACGAGGAAGGCCGCCTCGTTATTCGTTCTCCCGAGGGTTTGGTTAGGACGATCGCCGCCGGCGAAGTCCATTTCGGTACAGTGGCGACGTCGAGGCAATGA